From the Streptomyces sp. Tu 2975 genome, one window contains:
- a CDS encoding sensor histidine kinase KdpD — translation MGRGKLRIYLGAAPGVGKTYAMLSEAHRRVERGTDCLVAFVECHGRARTEVMLHGLEQVPRKELPYRGTGFTEMDVDAVLERRPAVALVDELAHTNVPGSRNAKRWQDVEELLDAGIHVVSTVNIQHLESLGDVVEAITGVRQQETVPDEVVRRADQIELVDMSPQALRRRMAHGNIYQADKVDAALSNYFRPGNLTALRELALLWTADRVDEYLQEYRTEHRVSKIWGSRERIVVGLTGGPEGRTLIRRAARLAEKGAGGEVLAVYIARSDGLTSASPKELAVQRTLVEDLGGTFHHVVGDDIPQALLDFARGVNATQIVLGASRRRPWQYMFGRGVSATIAVESGPDLDVHIVTHEGAAKGRGLPVARGARLGRSRTLWGWITGIAGPILLTLLLTGIDADLGLANDMLLYLSLTVAAAMIGGLLPALASAACGSLLLNWFFTPPLHRITIADPKNIVALVIFFGVAVAVASVVDVAARRTHQAARLRAESEILSFLAGSVLRGETSLEALLERVRETFGMNSVALLERTSDVEPWVCAGSVGSTPVPRPEDADVDMPVGDHMALALSGRVLPAEDRRVLGAFAAQAAIVLDRQRLQHQADQARDLAEGNRIRTALLAAVSHDLRTPLAAIKASVTSLRSDDIEWSPDDQAELLAGIEEGADRLDHLVGNLLDMSRLQTGTVKPIIREIDLDEVVPMALGGVPDGSVVLDVPEDLPMVTVDAGLLERTVANVVENAVKYSPDGTPVLVSASAIADRVEVRVVDRGPGVPDDAKDLIFEPFQRHGDAPRGTGVGLGLAVARGFAEAMGATLTAEDTPASGLTMVISLPCAAGPPPARDLPTAAP, via the coding sequence ATGGGACGCGGCAAGCTCCGTATCTACCTCGGCGCGGCACCGGGCGTCGGCAAGACGTACGCGATGCTCTCCGAGGCGCACCGCCGTGTCGAGCGTGGCACCGACTGTCTCGTTGCCTTCGTGGAATGCCACGGCAGGGCCCGCACCGAGGTGATGCTGCACGGCCTTGAGCAGGTCCCGCGGAAGGAACTCCCCTACCGCGGCACCGGTTTCACCGAGATGGACGTGGACGCCGTCCTGGAACGCCGCCCGGCCGTCGCCCTCGTCGACGAACTCGCGCACACCAACGTTCCCGGCTCGCGCAACGCCAAACGCTGGCAGGACGTCGAGGAACTGCTCGACGCGGGGATCCACGTCGTCTCCACCGTGAACATCCAGCACCTGGAGTCACTCGGCGACGTCGTCGAGGCGATCACCGGCGTGCGGCAGCAGGAGACCGTCCCGGACGAGGTCGTGCGCCGCGCCGACCAGATCGAACTGGTCGACATGTCCCCGCAGGCGCTCCGGCGCCGGATGGCCCACGGCAACATCTACCAGGCGGACAAGGTCGACGCCGCGCTGTCCAACTACTTCCGGCCCGGCAACCTCACCGCCCTGCGTGAGCTCGCCCTGCTGTGGACCGCGGACCGGGTCGACGAGTACCTGCAGGAATACCGGACAGAGCACCGTGTCTCGAAGATCTGGGGCTCCCGCGAACGCATCGTCGTCGGCCTGACCGGCGGCCCCGAAGGACGTACTCTCATCCGCCGCGCCGCCCGCCTCGCCGAGAAGGGCGCCGGCGGCGAGGTCCTCGCCGTCTACATCGCGCGCAGCGACGGGCTGACCTCCGCCTCGCCCAAGGAGCTGGCCGTCCAACGCACCCTGGTCGAAGACCTCGGCGGGACGTTCCACCACGTCGTCGGCGACGACATTCCGCAGGCCCTCCTGGACTTCGCACGCGGCGTCAACGCCACCCAGATCGTGCTCGGCGCCAGTCGCCGCAGGCCCTGGCAGTACATGTTCGGTCGCGGTGTCAGCGCCACGATCGCCGTGGAATCCGGACCGGATCTCGACGTCCACATCGTCACCCATGAAGGGGCGGCGAAAGGCCGCGGCCTGCCCGTGGCACGCGGTGCCCGGCTCGGCCGCTCCCGCACCCTGTGGGGATGGATCACCGGGATCGCCGGCCCCATCCTGCTCACCCTTCTCCTGACGGGCATCGATGCCGACCTCGGCCTTGCCAACGACATGCTCCTGTACCTGTCGCTCACCGTGGCCGCGGCCATGATCGGCGGCCTGCTCCCGGCCCTGGCATCCGCAGCCTGCGGATCGCTCCTGCTCAACTGGTTCTTCACACCGCCCCTGCACCGGATCACGATCGCCGACCCGAAGAACATCGTCGCCCTCGTGATCTTCTTCGGTGTCGCGGTCGCCGTGGCCTCGGTCGTCGACGTCGCCGCCCGCCGCACCCACCAGGCAGCACGGCTACGCGCCGAGTCGGAGATCCTGTCCTTCCTGGCGGGCAGCGTACTGCGCGGCGAAACCAGCCTGGAGGCCCTGCTCGAACGGGTCCGCGAGACGTTCGGCATGAACTCCGTGGCTCTGCTGGAGCGTACGAGCGACGTGGAGCCCTGGGTCTGCGCCGGCAGCGTCGGCAGCACTCCGGTCCCACGCCCGGAAGACGCGGATGTGGACATGCCCGTCGGCGACCACATGGCGCTCGCCCTTTCCGGACGGGTCCTGCCCGCCGAGGACCGCCGCGTGCTGGGCGCCTTCGCCGCCCAGGCCGCCATCGTCCTCGACCGCCAGCGCCTCCAGCACCAAGCCGACCAGGCACGCGACCTCGCCGAGGGAAACCGCATCCGCACCGCCTTGCTCGCGGCCGTCAGCCACGACCTGCGGACCCCGCTGGCAGCGATCAAGGCATCGGTCACCTCTCTGCGCTCCGACGACATCGAATGGTCGCCCGACGACCAGGCCGAACTCCTCGCCGGCATCGAGGAAGGCGCGGACCGCCTCGACCACCTGGTCGGCAACCTCCTGGACATGTCCCGCCTCCAGACAGGAACTGTCAAGCCGATCATTCGCGAGATCGACCTCGACGAAGTCGTACCGATGGCTCTGGGCGGCGTTCCCGATGGCAGCGTCGTGCTCGACGTCCCCGAAGATCTGCCCATGGTGACGGTGGACGCCGGCCTCCTGGAACGAACCGTGGCCAACGTGGTCGAGAACGCCGTCAAGTACAGCCCCGACGGCACACCGGTCCTGGTCTCCGCGAGCGCGATCGCCGACAGGGTCGAGGTCCGCGTCGTGGACCGGGGCCCCGGCGTCCCTGACGACGCCAAGGACCTTATCTTCGAACCCTTCCAGAGACACGGGGACGCCCCACGCGGCACCGGAGTAGGACTCGGCCTCGCCGTCGCCCGCGGCTTCGCCGAAGCCATGGGCGCCACGCTGACCGCCGAGGACACCCCCGCCAGCGGCCTCACGATGGTGATCAGCCTCCCTTGCGCGGCCGGCCCACCACCCGCGCGCGACCTCCCGACAGCCGCCCCATAG
- a CDS encoding potassium-transporting ATPase subunit C gives MNNSVGNTTRLLWAGLRALLVLTLVCGVVYPLAVTGVAQGLFHDKANGSEITSDGKVVGSTLIGQRYDLPLKEGEESPAPDLKWFQPRPSNGLGSNSVNTRYSLILSGATNRSADNEELIQWVKDAKAAVIKDNSTVTYTVKSADVPADAVTSSASGLDPDISPEYAKLQIHRVAERNELDVAQVEKLVADHTDGRILGFMGEPAVNVLELNIALKDLAQR, from the coding sequence ATGAACAACTCCGTAGGAAACACAACCCGGCTGCTCTGGGCGGGCCTGCGTGCTCTCCTCGTGCTGACACTCGTGTGCGGCGTGGTCTACCCGCTCGCGGTGACCGGCGTCGCGCAGGGCCTCTTCCACGACAAGGCCAACGGTTCCGAGATCACGAGCGACGGCAAGGTTGTCGGTTCCACTCTGATCGGCCAACGCTACGACCTTCCGCTGAAAGAGGGTGAGGAGAGCCCCGCACCGGACCTGAAGTGGTTCCAGCCACGTCCCTCCAACGGCCTCGGCAGCAACAGCGTCAACACCCGGTACTCCCTGATTCTCTCCGGCGCGACCAACCGCTCCGCGGACAACGAGGAGTTGATCCAGTGGGTCAAGGACGCCAAGGCCGCCGTGATCAAGGACAACTCCACGGTGACGTACACGGTGAAGTCCGCCGACGTGCCGGCGGACGCCGTCACCTCGTCCGCGTCGGGTCTGGACCCGGACATCTCACCCGAGTACGCGAAGCTCCAGATCCACCGGGTCGCCGAGCGCAACGAACTCGACGTCGCCCAGGTGGAGAAGCTGGTCGCCGACCATACCGACGGACGCATCCTCGGCTTCATGGGCGAGCCCGCGGTCAACGTCCTCGAGCTCAACATCGCCCTGAAAGACCTCGCCCAGCGGTGA
- the kdpB gene encoding potassium-transporting ATPase subunit KdpB — MTTDVEKHDTEKQEDSMSHATSTRAPHSDVPTGHKPEVGRVAGGLFDPQQLLKCFPDALRKLDPRVMVKSPVMFVVLVGSVLTTAFAITDPTDWFGWAIAGWLWLTTIFANLAEAVAEGRGKAQADTLRKAKTDTIARRLTGAVEERVPGTELRIGDLVVCEAGDIIPGDGDVVEGVASVDESAITGESAPVIRESGGDRSAVTGGTKVLSDRIVVKITTKPGETFIDRMINLVEGAARQKTPNEIALNILLASLTIVFLLAVVTLQPFATYAGAPQTMIVLIALLVCLIPTTIGALLSAIGIAGMDRLVQRNVLAMSGRAVEAAGDVSTLLLDKTGTITLGNRQAAEILPVKGTTDAELADAAQLSSLADETPEGRSIVVLAKERYGLRERHQGELAQAEWIAFTAQTRMSGVDVDGRKVRKGAAGSVIAWVEERGGTVASDAGELTDRIAEAGGTPLLVAVEDGQGARVLGVIHLKDVVKDGMRERFDELRRMGIKTVMITGDNPLTAKAIAEEAGVDDFLAEATPEDKMALIKREQAGGKLVAMTGDGTNDAPALAQADVGVAMNTGTSAAKEAGNMVDLDSNPTKLIEIVEIGKQLLITRGALTTFSIANDVAKYFAIIPAMFAVAYPGLDELNIMQLASPESAILSAVIFNALIIIALVPLALKGVRYRPMSADRMLRRNLGIYGLGGLVAPFVGIKIIDFVLSSVPGIG, encoded by the coding sequence ATGACCACCGACGTGGAAAAGCACGACACAGAGAAGCAAGAGGACTCCATGTCCCACGCCACTTCGACCCGGGCGCCGCACAGCGACGTGCCGACCGGGCACAAGCCCGAGGTCGGCCGGGTCGCCGGCGGCCTCTTCGACCCGCAGCAGTTGCTGAAGTGCTTCCCGGACGCGCTCCGCAAGCTCGATCCCCGGGTCATGGTCAAGTCCCCGGTGATGTTCGTGGTCCTGGTCGGCTCGGTGCTGACCACTGCCTTTGCGATCACTGACCCGACCGACTGGTTCGGCTGGGCCATCGCCGGCTGGCTGTGGCTGACCACGATCTTCGCCAACCTGGCGGAGGCGGTGGCCGAGGGCCGGGGCAAGGCACAGGCGGACACGCTGCGCAAGGCGAAGACCGACACGATCGCCCGTCGCCTCACCGGTGCGGTCGAGGAGCGTGTGCCAGGTACCGAACTGCGCATCGGCGACCTGGTGGTCTGCGAGGCCGGTGACATCATTCCCGGTGACGGAGACGTCGTCGAGGGCGTCGCCTCCGTCGACGAGTCGGCCATCACGGGCGAGTCGGCCCCGGTCATCCGCGAGTCCGGTGGTGACCGGTCCGCCGTCACCGGCGGTACGAAGGTCCTGTCCGACCGGATCGTCGTCAAGATCACGACGAAGCCGGGGGAGACGTTCATCGACCGGATGATCAACCTGGTCGAGGGGGCGGCCCGGCAGAAGACGCCGAACGAGATCGCGCTGAACATCCTGCTCGCCTCTCTCACGATCGTCTTTCTGCTCGCGGTCGTCACCCTGCAGCCGTTCGCGACCTACGCGGGCGCCCCGCAGACCATGATCGTGCTGATCGCTCTGCTCGTCTGCCTCATCCCGACCACCATCGGCGCGCTGCTCTCGGCGATCGGCATCGCGGGCATGGACCGGCTGGTGCAGCGCAACGTCCTGGCCATGTCCGGCCGCGCGGTCGAGGCCGCCGGCGACGTCTCGACCCTGCTGCTCGACAAGACCGGCACCATCACGCTCGGCAACCGCCAGGCCGCCGAGATTCTGCCGGTCAAGGGCACCACCGATGCCGAGCTGGCGGACGCCGCGCAGTTGTCGTCACTCGCGGACGAGACGCCCGAGGGCCGTTCCATCGTTGTCCTGGCCAAGGAGAGGTACGGCCTGCGCGAGCGCCATCAGGGCGAGCTGGCGCAGGCCGAGTGGATCGCCTTCACGGCCCAGACTCGGATGTCGGGCGTGGACGTCGACGGCCGCAAGGTCCGCAAGGGCGCCGCCGGCTCGGTCATCGCCTGGGTCGAGGAGCGCGGCGGCACCGTCGCCTCCGACGCCGGCGAGCTGACCGACCGCATCGCCGAGGCCGGTGGCACGCCGCTGCTGGTGGCTGTGGAGGACGGCCAGGGTGCCCGGGTCCTGGGCGTCATCCACCTCAAGGACGTCGTGAAGGACGGCATGCGGGAGCGGTTCGACGAGCTGCGCCGCATGGGCATCAAGACCGTCATGATCACCGGCGACAATCCGCTGACCGCGAAGGCGATCGCCGAGGAGGCGGGAGTGGACGACTTCCTCGCGGAGGCCACCCCCGAGGACAAGATGGCGCTGATCAAACGGGAGCAGGCCGGCGGCAAGCTCGTCGCGATGACCGGTGACGGCACGAACGACGCCCCGGCGCTCGCGCAGGCCGATGTCGGTGTGGCGATGAACACCGGCACGTCGGCGGCCAAGGAGGCCGGGAACATGGTCGACCTCGACTCCAACCCGACGAAGCTCATCGAGATCGTCGAGATCGGCAAGCAGCTCCTCATCACCCGAGGTGCCCTCACCACGTTTTCGATCGCCAACGACGTCGCGAAGTACTTCGCGATCATCCCGGCGATGTTCGCGGTCGCCTATCCGGGCCTGGACGAGCTGAACATCATGCAGCTCGCCTCGCCCGAGTCCGCGATCCTCTCGGCGGTGATCTTCAACGCGCTGATCATCATCGCGTTGGTGCCGCTCGCACTGAAGGGCGTGCGGTACCGGCCGATGAGTGCGGACCGGATGCTCCGGCGCAATCTCGGCATCTACGGTCTCGGCGGCCTCGTCGCTCCCTTCGTCGGCATCAAGATCATCGACTTCGTCCTCTCGTCCGTCCCAGGAATCGGCTGA
- the kdpA gene encoding potassium-transporting ATPase subunit KdpA, whose protein sequence is MSPQFAGVLQLLALVAALALAYRPLGDYMARVYSSEKHYRPEKWIYKAIGADPTVEMRWTAYLRGVLAFSAVSVVFLYLLQRLQGVLPGSLGFVSIDPDQAFNTAASFVSNTNWQSYYGEQAMGHVVQTGGLAVQNFVSAAVGIAVAVALVRGFARSRTGELGNFWADLVRGVVRILLPISVVGAIVLVACGVIQNFAGIHEVGRFMGGTQEWNGGAVASQEVIKELGTNGGGYFNANSAHPFENPNGLSNLFEIFLILLIPFSLTRTFGRMVGSVRQGYAILATMATIWLVFVVLMWATEFAGKGPAFEIAGGAMEGKETRFGIGASSIFAVSTTLTSTGAVDSFHSSFTGLGGGITLLGMMLGEIAPGGVGSGLYGILIMAIIAVFLAGLMVGRTPEYLGKKIGTRQIKLAACYILITPALVLGFTAAAMALPTPAGSMTNSGAHGFSEILYAYTSGANNNGSAFAGLNADTQWFNSTIGIVMLLGRFLPMVFVLALAGSLAEQTPVPKTAGTLRTEKPLFTGLLVGTILIITGLTYFPSLALGPLAEGLAS, encoded by the coding sequence ATGAGTCCCCAATTCGCTGGTGTGCTCCAGCTGCTCGCCCTTGTCGCCGCGCTTGCCCTCGCGTACCGCCCGCTGGGCGATTACATGGCCCGCGTCTACTCCTCCGAGAAGCACTACCGACCGGAGAAGTGGATCTACAAGGCCATCGGCGCCGACCCCACGGTCGAGATGCGCTGGACCGCCTACCTGCGTGGCGTCCTCGCGTTCTCCGCCGTGAGCGTCGTCTTCCTCTACCTCTTGCAGCGCTTGCAAGGTGTCCTGCCCGGTTCGCTGGGCTTCGTGTCGATCGACCCGGACCAGGCGTTCAACACGGCCGCGTCGTTCGTGTCGAACACGAACTGGCAGTCGTATTACGGCGAGCAAGCCATGGGCCACGTCGTGCAGACCGGCGGTCTCGCGGTGCAGAACTTCGTCTCCGCGGCCGTGGGTATCGCGGTCGCGGTCGCGCTGGTGCGCGGCTTCGCCCGGTCCCGCACCGGTGAGCTCGGCAATTTCTGGGCCGACCTGGTGCGCGGCGTCGTGCGCATCCTGCTCCCGATCTCGGTGGTCGGCGCGATCGTGCTGGTCGCGTGCGGTGTCATCCAGAACTTCGCCGGCATCCACGAGGTCGGCCGGTTCATGGGTGGGACACAGGAGTGGAACGGCGGCGCGGTCGCTTCACAGGAGGTGATCAAGGAGCTGGGCACCAACGGTGGCGGCTACTTCAATGCCAATTCCGCCCACCCCTTCGAGAACCCCAACGGCCTGTCCAACCTGTTCGAGATTTTCCTGATCCTGCTGATCCCGTTCTCGCTGACGCGCACGTTCGGCCGGATGGTCGGCAGCGTCCGGCAGGGCTACGCGATCCTGGCGACGATGGCGACGATCTGGCTCGTGTTCGTCGTGCTGATGTGGGCGACGGAGTTCGCCGGCAAGGGTCCGGCGTTCGAGATCGCCGGCGGGGCGATGGAGGGCAAGGAGACCCGGTTCGGGATCGGCGCCTCGTCGATCTTCGCGGTGTCCACCACGCTCACCTCTACGGGGGCCGTGGACTCGTTCCACTCCTCCTTCACGGGCCTCGGCGGTGGGATCACCCTGCTCGGCATGATGCTGGGCGAGATCGCGCCCGGCGGTGTCGGCTCCGGGCTCTACGGCATCCTGATCATGGCGATCATCGCGGTGTTCCTCGCCGGTCTGATGGTCGGCCGGACGCCCGAGTACCTCGGCAAGAAGATCGGCACCCGGCAGATCAAGCTGGCCGCCTGCTACATCCTGATCACGCCGGCGTTGGTGCTCGGCTTCACGGCCGCGGCGATGGCGCTGCCGACCCCGGCCGGCTCGATGACGAACTCCGGCGCGCACGGCTTCTCGGAGATCCTCTACGCATACACGTCCGGGGCCAACAACAACGGGTCCGCCTTCGCGGGGCTGAACGCCGACACCCAGTGGTTCAACAGCACCATCGGCATCGTGATGCTGCTGGGCCGGTTCCTGCCCATGGTGTTCGTGCTCGCCCTGGCCGGCTCGCTCGCCGAGCAGACGCCCGTACCGAAGACCGCGGGCACGCTGCGCACCGAGAAGCCCCTGTTCACCGGCCTGCTGGTAGGCACGATCCTGATCATCACCGGTCTGACCTACTTCCCCTCCCTCGCGCTGGGGCCGCTCGCCGAAGGGCTGGCGTCATGA
- the kdpF gene encoding K(+)-transporting ATPase subunit F, whose protein sequence is MSAENIVGLIVAVALLGYLVLALMYPERF, encoded by the coding sequence GTGAGCGCCGAGAACATTGTCGGTTTGATCGTGGCCGTCGCCCTGCTCGGATATCTCGTCCTTGCCCTCATGTACCCGGAGAGGTTCTGA
- a CDS encoding dihydrofolate reductase family protein: MSELLVDFITSLDGHASGEGWPGFWGLEGPEYLAWLGEQPEATYLMGAKTYRLMSGFAAGEVPSGQDEFRPEEEASVDELTQASKVVFSSSLEEPLTWANSTLVRDDAVEAVRAMKSSGSGLLSTIGSLSLCRSLLRAGLVDRFRVVMFPVITGATGEERIYDGYPDVALEMIEHRTFDGRIQLVEYKPRVLEHPPLRVPA, encoded by the coding sequence ATGTCGGAGCTTCTCGTCGACTTCATCACCTCCCTCGACGGCCACGCATCGGGAGAGGGATGGCCCGGGTTCTGGGGCCTCGAGGGCCCGGAGTACCTCGCATGGCTCGGCGAGCAGCCCGAGGCCACCTATCTGATGGGAGCGAAGACCTACCGCCTGATGTCGGGCTTCGCCGCAGGCGAGGTCCCGAGTGGCCAAGACGAGTTCAGGCCCGAAGAAGAGGCGTCCGTCGACGAGCTCACGCAAGCGTCCAAGGTGGTGTTCTCCTCCTCACTCGAGGAGCCACTGACGTGGGCCAACTCCACGCTCGTCCGCGACGACGCCGTCGAGGCGGTCCGCGCCATGAAGTCGAGTGGCTCGGGGCTCCTCAGCACGATCGGCAGCCTCAGCCTGTGCCGGTCCCTGCTACGAGCCGGACTCGTCGACCGCTTCCGGGTCGTGATGTTCCCTGTGATCACCGGGGCCACGGGCGAAGAACGCATCTACGACGGCTATCCGGACGTTGCCCTCGAGATGATCGAGCACCGCACCTTCGACGGCCGCATCCAGCTGGTCGAATACAAGCCCCGCGTGCTCGAGCACCCGCCGCTCCGCGTCCCTGCGTGA
- a CDS encoding cytochrome P450, with amino-acid sequence MVRDPLTFLSSLRGGPAVVRVQLAGRSVYVVNAAEAAHQVLVSSVFDKGGPFMDTARILVGNGVITCTNADHRRQQPVMRPAFHRDQVARYAMVMGDCVAQTVSGWREGERIDVEARMYGLAAQVVGRTLISAPAGRQAAGTMAAALPVLLEGMFRQMLLPWPLLHRLPLPANRRFHRAQARLDLAVRHVIAQYRAGEAPGDDVLSLVMAAADDDGRPLDDTEVRDQILSVLAAGVETTASLLAWTLHALADHPDVERRLWAELDRELAGNAPVFADIGRLSYTRQVLIEVLRLWPPTWMLSRISLGETVLADFTVPAGADVIVSPYALQRDPGVFPDPERLDPDRWLPERITPAQRQAFTAFGGGRRKCLGEQYGMTETVLALATISSRWQLGKASAAPLRPLPRFLLTPKAGPLVATRRTAAADGRRTGGRQR; translated from the coding sequence ATGGTGCGTGATCCCCTCACCTTTCTCAGCTCCCTGCGGGGAGGGCCGGCGGTGGTGAGGGTGCAGCTCGCGGGCCGTTCCGTGTATGTGGTCAACGCGGCGGAGGCAGCCCACCAGGTGCTGGTGTCGTCGGTGTTCGACAAGGGCGGGCCGTTCATGGACACGGCGCGGATCCTGGTCGGCAATGGTGTGATCACGTGCACCAACGCCGACCACCGGCGTCAGCAGCCGGTGATGCGGCCTGCGTTCCACCGTGACCAGGTGGCCCGGTATGCCATGGTGATGGGTGACTGCGTCGCGCAGACGGTCAGCGGGTGGCGTGAGGGTGAGCGGATCGACGTGGAAGCCCGCATGTACGGGCTGGCGGCCCAGGTGGTGGGGCGGACCTTGATCTCGGCCCCGGCCGGCCGCCAGGCAGCGGGCACCATGGCAGCAGCCCTGCCTGTGCTCCTGGAGGGCATGTTCCGCCAGATGCTCCTGCCCTGGCCGCTGCTGCACCGTCTTCCGCTGCCGGCCAACCGCCGCTTCCATCGGGCACAGGCTCGCCTGGACCTGGCCGTTCGTCACGTGATCGCGCAGTACCGGGCCGGTGAGGCGCCGGGGGACGACGTTTTGTCCCTGGTGATGGCCGCTGCCGACGACGACGGCCGCCCACTTGACGACACGGAGGTACGGGATCAGATCCTGTCGGTGCTGGCCGCGGGCGTGGAGACCACCGCCTCCCTGCTCGCCTGGACCCTCCACGCCCTGGCCGACCACCCGGACGTCGAGCGCAGGCTGTGGGCCGAGCTGGATCGCGAGCTCGCCGGAAACGCCCCAGTCTTCGCCGACATCGGCCGCCTGTCCTACACCCGGCAGGTCCTCATCGAGGTGCTGCGGCTGTGGCCGCCCACCTGGATGCTCAGCCGCATCTCGCTGGGGGAGACCGTGCTCGCCGATTTCACCGTGCCCGCAGGCGCGGATGTGATCGTCTCCCCCTACGCCCTGCAACGCGACCCCGGCGTCTTCCCCGACCCGGAGCGTCTCGACCCGGACCGCTGGCTGCCCGAACGCATCACCCCTGCCCAGCGCCAGGCATTCACGGCCTTCGGCGGCGGGCGCCGCAAGTGTCTGGGCGAGCAGTACGGCATGACGGAGACCGTCCTCGCCCTCGCCACGATCAGCAGCCGCTGGCAACTGGGCAAGGCCAGCGCCGCACCATTGCGGCCCCTGCCCCGCTTCCTCCTCACCCCCAAAGCCGGCCCACTGGTGGCAACCCGCCGCACGGCTGCGGCCGACGGTCGCCGGACCGGCGGAAGGCAGCGATGA
- a CDS encoding PP2C family protein-serine/threonine phosphatase, producing the protein MRLSPVILTVVIASLAYATPREWAFSRLLPAAPALAAAMWPVLPTVLLGTVCLLLMIGLSLVFPDLGTWWTAAGIIAVTVAAAYGSHVRLQRERTLFQVRLVAEAAQQVVLSPMPRRFGSIEVESLYLAAAAEARIGGDFYEVVDTPYGVRLLIGDVRGKGLPAVGAAAAIVNAFREAAYGEADMVSVARRLDASSTRYNAAFPPEGPMERFATALLVEIPHEGSRIDVLNCGHPPPLLLNRGKLRVLESATPSPLLSLAELIGDQYIVDTFDFAPDDLLLVYTDGIAEARARDGEFFPLAAWMRRQPPTPPRQLLTALHRDLLRYTRGSLDDDVAALAVRLCEP; encoded by the coding sequence GTGCGGCTGTCACCGGTCATCCTGACCGTCGTCATCGCCAGCCTGGCATACGCCACGCCACGGGAGTGGGCCTTCAGCCGCCTCCTGCCCGCGGCGCCGGCCCTCGCCGCCGCCATGTGGCCGGTGCTCCCCACGGTCCTGCTCGGGACGGTCTGCCTCCTTCTGATGATCGGGCTCAGCCTCGTCTTCCCCGATCTGGGGACGTGGTGGACGGCTGCGGGAATCATCGCGGTGACCGTGGCCGCGGCGTACGGAAGCCATGTCCGGCTCCAGCGGGAGCGCACACTCTTCCAGGTACGACTCGTCGCCGAAGCGGCGCAGCAGGTGGTGCTGAGCCCTATGCCACGCCGCTTCGGCAGCATCGAGGTCGAGTCGCTGTATCTCGCTGCCGCGGCGGAGGCCCGCATCGGTGGGGATTTCTACGAGGTGGTCGACACGCCATACGGGGTCCGATTGCTCATCGGTGACGTGCGGGGCAAGGGCCTGCCGGCAGTGGGGGCGGCCGCGGCGATCGTCAACGCCTTCCGGGAGGCGGCCTACGGCGAGGCCGACATGGTCAGCGTCGCGCGCAGGCTTGACGCCAGCAGTACCCGTTACAACGCCGCCTTTCCCCCCGAGGGGCCGATGGAGCGCTTCGCCACGGCCCTTCTGGTCGAGATCCCGCACGAGGGCAGCCGTATCGACGTCCTCAACTGCGGACACCCCCCGCCGCTGCTCCTGAACCGCGGGAAGCTCCGTGTCCTCGAGTCGGCCACCCCCTCGCCACTGCTCAGCCTCGCGGAGCTGATCGGTGATCAGTACATCGTCGACACCTTCGACTTCGCCCCCGACGACCTGCTGCTTGTTTATACCGACGGGATCGCCGAGGCCCGCGCCCGCGACGGCGAGTTCTTCCCGCTGGCAGCTTGGATGCGTCGACAGCCCCCGACACCGCCCCGCCAGCTGCTCACGGCCCTTCACCGCGATCTTCTCCGTTACACCAGAGGAAGCCTTGACGACGACGTCGCCGCCCTCGCCGTACGCCTGTGCGAGCCCTGA